TGGCGCGGCGCCAAGCCCGACACCATGCTGGAAAATTTTACCGCCACTTTTGGCGAGGCGACCGATTATCCGCTATCGACCACCTTCAGGCATGGTCATGCGTTGGCGCTGGCAGCTAATCATGCCATTGCCGCTAATCAGCGTCGCCCCAACCAGTTGTGCCTGGCCGCAGCTAATAACCCTGAAACCCGTGTTTCAGTCGGGCAGGGGAGCCGGTTACTGCTTGATGCATTGATGGATTGGCAGGCCCAGGGGCGAGCGTTTAACGAAGCCAGCTTGCTGGTACGCAGCTGGGCGCTTTCGGTACCGTTCCAGCTGGCGCTGCTCCAGGCTGGGATACCGTTTCGGCTTCAGCGTGAGGATCGTTTTGTTTTTCGTCTGCCGCTGGTGCAGGCGCTGGCGGGGTATTTAAAGCTGTCACGTCGCCCTGATCTTCTGCGCGATCCGCAGCAGCTGTTACTGCTGCTTTCTCAACCAACACCCTTCGTTGCCCGTGAGCGGCTTCAGCGTTTGGCACACCAACTGGCGACTACTCAGCAGTGGCCCGAGCGGCATGACCCCATGCTTACGGCGTTAAAGCCGATCCAGCGGCGCACGCTGAAAAAGCGCTGGCTGCTACTTTGTGAGCTGCCACAGCTGAGCGCATGGCCACCCGCTAAGTTGCTACGCCACGTGGTGGAAAGTATTGATGCTGAAAAAACGCTGAAGCGTGCGGCAGCGCGGCGAGATAAAGGCGAAGAGGATGTGCGCTTACTCGACGTGCTAATCGAACAAGCGCAAAGCGTGCAAGACCCTGATGCCTTTATCGAGCTTCTTGAACGCCCGGTGGAAAATCAGGCGGGCGGTGTCCTGATTAGCACTGTACACGGCGCCAAAGGGCTCGAGTGGCCGCTGGTAGCGGTTGCCGGGGTTAACGAAGAAGACTTTCCCCACTATAGCCGCGATAATCCGCTCAGCGATGACCGGCTTGAGGAGGAGCGGCGGCTCTTCTACGTGGCGATCACTCGCGCCCAGGAGCAACTATTAGTGCTTCATGACGGGGGCGTGCACCGGCCGAGTCGCTTTATTGCCGAAAGCGCCTGGCAGGATAGCATGCGGGTTGCCTCCTGCTTAGCCAGTACCAACGCACCCGCGGCGACCCTGCAAGTGACATCAGTGGGGTTGGTTGAACGCTATCTGGCGCGACTGGGGCGAGACGATATTGTGCTTGCGCCGGCACAGGTTGAAGAGGTCAAAGTAGGTTATTCAGCAGAGGCGAATTTCTACCCTGGTCAACGGCTTCATCATGCGGTATTTGGCATAGGCGAAGTGGCGGCAGTGGAGGGAAGTGCCAGTGATCCGGTTATTGATGTGCGCTTTGATCAGGCAGGACGAAGAAGGCTCATTGCCCGCCGTGCGCCGATTGAAGTGTTGGAAAGCCAGCAAAGCGCGACACTTTCATAGCCTAGAAAGAAACGTCACGGCCCGTTATCGCTAGCCGTGACGCTCATACCGTCGCTACTGGTACTGATTCAATTACATATTAGGGTAGTTGGGTCCGCCACCACCTTCTGGTGCTACCCAGGTAATATTTTGCGCTGGGTCTTTGATGTCGCAAGTTTTGCAGTGCACGCAGTTTTGGAAATTGATCTGAAAGCGTGGCTGGCCCGCGCTATCCTCTACCACTTCGTAAACACCAGCTGGGCAGTAGCGCTGCGCCGGTTCTGCGTATTTGGGCAGGTTATCGCGGATTGGTAGCTCAGGATCGTCCAGGCGCAAATGACACGGCTGATCCTCTTCATGGTTGGTGTTCGACAGAAACACCGAGGTAGGCTTGTCGAAGGAGAGCTTGCCGTCCGGTTTGGGATAGTTAATCTTTTCAAACTCGGCTGCAGGCTTGAGTGCGCCATAGTCGGTGGTGGTATCGTGTACGTTAGGCAGCTTGTTGCCCAGCAACTGGTGAGCAAAATTATACGCTCCACCGCCCACGGTGCCATATTTATGGATCGCGGGGCCGAAGCTGGCGCTCTCTTTAAGCTCTTGGTAGGCCCAGCTGGCTTCCCATTTCTGGGTAAAGCTCGTTAGCTCCTGGGCGCCTTCGTCGCCACCTTTGATCGCCTCAAATACGCTCTCCGCAGCAACCAAACCAGACTTCATGGCGGTGTGCAGGCCTTTGATCTTGGAAAAGTTGAGGGTGCCCGCATCGCAGCCAATCAATAGCCCGCCGGGGAAGGTCATTTTGGGCAGGCTGTTAAAGCCCCCCTTGGTAATCGCCCGGGCGCCATAAGCCACGCGCTTGCCACCCTCCAGATACTGACTAAGTACCGGATGATGCTTCATACGTTGAAATTCGTCGAAGGGCGAGAGCCACGGGTTCTGGTAGCCCAGATCCATAATCAAACCCACAACGACCTGCTGGTTTTCCGCATGGTAAAGGAACCAGCCGCCGTGGGCGTTTTTATCCAATGGCCAGCCAGAGCCATGCAATACGAGCCCAGGCTCATGTTTGTCGGCAGGCACATCCCATAGCTCTTTAAGGCCGATACCGTAGTGTTGCGGGTCGCAACCTTCATCCAGTGAGAAGTCTTTGATTAAGCGTTTGCCTAAATGCCCCCGCGAGCCTTCGGCAAACAGCGTGTATTTGGCGCGCAGTTCCATGCCCGGCATATGGCCATCTTTAGGGGTGCCATCGGCGGCAACACCCATGTCGCCAATCAGAATGCCACGCACGGCGTCATCTTCAATAATGACCTCTTGGGCGGCAAAGCCTGGGAAGATTTCTACGCCGAGGCCCTCTGCCTGTTCCGCCAGCCAGCGGCACAGGTTGCCCGCACTGATCACATAGCGGGTAAGCTCGCCGCCGGTGTTATGCATGCTTTTAGGTACTAAAGCATTGGGCACTTTCTGCGCTTTTTCGGCGTCTTTAAGCAAGAAAACGTCGTCGCGAATTGCCGGGGTATTGAGTGGTGCGCCGCGCTCCTTCCAGTCGGGGAACAGCTCCGTCAATGCACGGGGTTCAAAGACCGCGCCTGATAGAATATGTGCGCCAACCTCTGAGCCTTTTTCAACGACGCAAACCGTGAGCTCTTGCTCAGCCTCGTTGGCTTGCTGCATGAGTCGGCATGCGGCGGAAAGCCCGGATGGGCCCGCACCGACAATGACGACATCAAAGTCCATTACATCGCGTTCTTCAGTTTCCACCCGGTTTCTCCTTATTCTCTTTAAGTGCCAGCGTTTACAAAACTAATCTCAGGGTTACTCCAGGGAACTAGCTTATAAAAAGTCGGCCTTAATTTAAAACGGTCGTTTGCTTCTGGTTATGCCCCATGATAGGCATAATACCTGTGTCAGGTCACGCCTACGATGGTGAAAGGAGCATTTATTGACGGTATGCTTTGCTTACCACCGTTCAGTGCTACGACTAAGGCCGTAGTGGACGATTAAGCATTAGGTATTGTCGCTTTATGGCAGGCTATGGCAAATTGGTAGGGTTTTTCAATTGCGCACCTATCAAACGCTCGATTGAATTTTGTATATTGAATTTAAAAGCGCCGCCGTTATCGTTGGCAGCGCCTGTATTGGGGCAGGCGAATCGCTGTTGAGCGGTTGCCAGTAAGTCTTCAATGCATCACACGTCTTAAAAAGGGGTATCCGCTGGGCGGGTGCCGTCTCAGGGTAACGGCTTTACGACAAGCCAAGCGAGGAACCTATGAAAGTACTCGTCGCGGTGAAACGCGTCATCGACTATAACGTCAAAATCCGCGTTAAGGCGGATCACTCGGATGTCGATCTTACCAACGTCAAAATGGCCATGAACCCCTTCTGCGAAATTGCCGTGGAAGAGGCGGTACGCCTGAAAGAGAAGGGCGTGGCGACAGAAGTCGTCGCCGTCACGGTAGGGCCCAAAGCCGCCCAAGAGCAGCTGCGTACGGCGCTGGCGCTGGGCGCCGACCGCGCTATTCATATTGAAACCGATGAGCGCGCCGAATCCCTGGCCGTGGCCAAGCTGTTGGCCAAAGTGGTTGAAGAAGAGCAGCCGGGGTTGGTGGTGTTGGGTAAACAGGCCATCGACACCGACAACAACCAGACCGGCCAAATGCTCGCCGCGCTCACCGGCCTACCTCAAGGTACGTTTGCCTCGGAAGTAGCGGTCGACGGCGACAAGGTGAACGTGACGCGTGAAATTGACGGCGGCCTGCAGACCATCGCCCTGACACTACCGGCGATTGTCACCACCGACCTGCGTTTGAATGAGCCGCGCTACGCCAAGCTCCCCGACATCATGAAGGCCAAGAAAAAGCCGCTGGATGTGAAAACCCCCGCCGACTACGGCGTTGAGGTTGCCTCCAAGGTCAGCCTGCTCAAAGTCGAGTCGCCCGCCGAGCGCAAGGGCGGCGTCAAAGTCGCCTCGGTAGACGAGCTGATCGACAAGCTGAAAAACGAAGCCAAAGTTCTTTGAGATAAGCTCTTTAAGATAAGTGCTTTGAAAACCGTACTTTAAGAAAAGAGCTTTGAAAGGAGTTGATGCCATGAGCATTCTGGTACTTGCGGATCTACACGAAGGCCAACTGGCCGGTGCCACCGCCCACGTCGTGGCGGCCGCCCAAGCCATCGGTGGCGATATCGATATCCTGGTGGCCGGTGAAGGCGTGCAAGCCGCTGCCGAAGCCGCCGCCAAACTCGACGGCGTGAGCAAAGTCCGCGTTGCGGATAACGCCGTTTACGCCCACCAGCTGGCCGAGCCCATGGGCGCGCTGCTGGTCGAACTGGCCGATGGCTACACCCACGTGCTGGCCAGCGCTTCGACTACCGGCAAAAACGTGCTGCCGCGTTTAGCGGCGCTAAAAGACGTCAGCCAGCTGTCGGACGTTATCGCCGTGGACAGCGCCGATACCTTTAAGCGACCGATCTACGCCGGTAACGCCATTGCTACCGTCAAAAGCGACGATGCCCTCAAGGTCATCACCGTGCGTTCCACCGGTTTTGATGCGGTCGGCACCAGCGGCAGCGCGACGGTGGAAGCCGTCGACGTAGTGGTCGACAACAGCCAGTCCAGCTTTGTGAAAGAGGAGCTGGCGCAGTCGGATCGTCCTGAATTGGGCGGCGCCAAGGTGGTGATCTCCGGCGGCCGCGGTATGGGCAACGGCGAAAACTTCAAGCTGCTCGACGGCATTGCCGACAAGCTGGGGGCTGCCATCGGTGCTTCCCGGGCCGCGGTAGACGCAGGCTTTGTGCCCAACGATATGCAGGTCGGCCAAACCGGCAAGATCGTCGCGCCGGATCTGTATATCGCCGTGGGCATTTCCGGTGCCATCCAGCACCTGGCGGGCATGAAGGACTCCAAGGTGATCGTTGCCATCAACAAAGACGACGAAGCACCGATTTTCCAGGTGGCGGATTACGGCCTGGTGGGGGATCTGTTTGAGATCCTGCCGGAGCTTGAGAGCAAGCTGTAAGCAATACCGTGATTCAATAGCGGTGGGCCGACTTCGCCAGAAGTCGGCTTTTTTTTTGGCCGGTGTATTAGGTAAACTGGCAATAGTTGACTAAAGTACTGGGTCAAAAGGTAAGAAAAACCACCCCGGTGGTTGAAAAAGCTGCGGGCTGACCGCACATAGGTAAGTGAAAGCAACGAAAGCCACTCAAGGAGATGATGATATGGCACATACACTACCCGAATTGCCGTACGCATATGACGCTCTCGAACCAAACATCGATGCGATGACGATGGAAATTCACCACTCTCGTCACCATCAAACCTACATCAACAACCTGAACGCCACGCTGGAAGGCACAGGTCTTGAAGATGTACCTGTCGAAGAGCTGATCGCTAATTTGGATCGCGTTCCGGAAGCCAAGCGTCAAGCCGTTATTAATAACGGTGGCGGTCATGCCAACCACTCCATGTTTTGGCAAATGATGTCGCCTAACGGTGGTGGCAATCCCCAGGGCGATGTCGCAAAAGCGATTGATGCTGAGCTGGGCGGTCTGGAAGCCTTTAAAGAAGAGTTCAAAAAAGCGGCCGTTGGCCGTTTCGGCAGTGGTTGGGCATGGCTCTCCATTACCCCTGAAAAGAAATTGGTGGTAGAAAATACCTTGAACCAAGACAGCCCGCTGATGCACGGCAATACGCCGCTGCTCGGTCTGGATGTTTGGGAGCATGCCTACTACCTGAAGTATCAGAACAAGCGCCCTGACTATATTGCTGCGTTCTTTAACGTAGTGAACTGGGAAGACGTTGAGCGTCGTTACCAGGCTGCGATTAGCTAATATTGCTATGAGCCGCTAACTGCGCCGGTTCATGGCGCTGTTAAAAACCGTCCACTTTTTAGTGGGCGGTTTTTTATTGTCTGGGACAGTGTTTTAGGGGGCAGGGTTGGGCATTAGCTGTCAATATCCTGTGGATGAAAAATACCACATATGCTTGAATTGATTTTTCATTGGTCTATATATAGTATGCGTCGTATCTTTTAGAGAGGGCAGGCACTAGATGTGCCCTACCCGAAAAATGCCGCTATGAAAAGGAAAATAGCCATGGAAATCCAAATTTATAGCAAGCCCGCTTGTGTTCAATGCACCGCGACTTACCGCGCGCTCGACAAGCAGGGGCTTGATTACACTGTTATCGATATTACCGCCGAATCCGGTGCTCAAGAAGAAGTCGAAGCTCTCGGCTATCGCCAGCTTCCTGTCGTAGTCGTCGGCGAGGATCACTGGTCGGGTTTCCGTCCAGACCGCATTCAAGCGCTGGCTTAAGTCATCCTAATGCTGGCAAGTTGCTCACCTTCACCTATCGCCGGCAGTTTGGTTTACTTCTCTACAAAATCAGGCAATACCCATCGATTTGTAGAAAAACTTGGTTTTGCCGCAAAGCGACTGCCGTTGAATCGAGATGAGCCTGTTCCACGAGTCACCCAGCCGTATATTTTAATTACCCCCACTTATGGTGGGGGGAGCGAGCAGGGTGCGGTGCCCAAGCAGGTGATCCATTTTCTTAACGACACACATAATCGGGGCCTCCTGCGGGGGGTGATTGCAGCGGGAAATACAAATTTTGGCGAAGCGTATGGCCTTGCTGGCCGCATTATTGCGAAAAAATGCCAAGTGCCGCTGCTGTATCGATTCGAATTATTTGGCACCGACGATGACGTGGCCAATGTCCGTCAAGGAGTAGAAGAGTTTTGGAAACGACAAACCTAGCCCTGAAAGACTCAGCGCCGAAAGACTCAGTCTCGAACGACGTATCCACTAAAAACGGTGAGGCCAAACGGCCAGCAGCGAAGATGGAAACGCGCACGCTGGACTATCACGCTCTTAACGCCATGCTCAACCTGTACGGTGCCAATGGCGAGCTGCAGCTGGATAAAGATCGCGAAGCGGCACGCCAGTACTTTTTGCAACACGTTAACCAGAACACGGTGTTTTTCCACTCGTTAGAAGAAAAGCTCGATTACCTGGTCGAAGAGCAGTATTACGAAGCCGAGATGCTGGCCCAGTACAGCTTCGCCTTTATCAAGGCGTTGTTCGAGCAGGCCTATGCGTATAAGTTTCGCTTTCCAAGCTTTTTGGGCGCCTTTAAGTACTACACCAGCTATACGCTGAAGACGTTCGACGGCAAACGCTATCTAGAGCGTTACGAAGACCGCGTCTGCATGGTCGCGCTAACCCTGGCGCGGGGCGACGAAACGCTGGCGAAGTCGCTGGTGGATGAAATCATTAGCGGCCGCTTTCAGCCGGCGACCCCCACCTTTTTGAACTGCGGCAAGCAGCAGCGCGGCGAGCTTGTGTCGTGCTTCCTGCTGCGTATTGAAGACAATATGGAGTCGATTGGTCGTTCGATTAACTCGGCCCTTCAGCTCTCCAAGCGTGGCGGCGGTGTGGCATTCCTGCTCAGCAACATCCGCGAATCCGGTGCACCCATCAAGCGCATTGAAAACCAGTCATCGGGCATCATCCCGATTATGAAGCTGCTGGAAGATGCCTTCTCCTACGCCAACCAGCTGGGCGCTCGCCAGGGGGCAGGGGCGGTGTATCTGAACGCTCACCACCCGGATATTCTGCGCTTTTTGGATACCAAGCGGGAAAACGCCGACGAGAAAATCCGTATCAAAACGCTCTCCCTGGGCGTGACGATTCCGGATATTACCTTTGAGCTTGCCAAGCGCAACGACGACATGTACCTGTTCTCGCCCTACGATGTAGAGCGTGTTTACGGCGTGCCCTTTGGCGACATCAGCGTTACCGAGAAGTACCAAGAGATGGTTGCGGATGCGCGCATTCGCAAGCATAAGATCAATGCACGGGCCTTCTTCCAGACTCTGGCCGAGCTGCAGTTTGAGTCGGGCTACCCGTACATCATGTTCGAAGACACGGTTAATCGCGCCAACCCGATTGCTGGCCGTATCAACATGAGTAACCTTTGCTCTGAAATTCTTCAGGTCAATACGCCTACCGAGTATGACGACGACCTTGGTTATCGCCAAATCGGTCAGGACATCTCCTGTAACCTGGGCTCCATGAACATTGCCAAGG
This Vreelandella neptunia DNA region includes the following protein-coding sequences:
- a CDS encoding ATP-dependent helicase, with product MKLTAEQQAVVNHQAGHARVAAVAGAGKTTTMAARVLHILASGVPPKRILVLMFNRSAKDDFQRRLASMAPAGQALPDVRTFHSLGHRLTMSLCRWGALAPRQLLSADWQLERLLRQASLNVLRDAVERRDAALEGDRLEVLAHFCGLVKAEMVTPEALYERLNFDPDTDYFPAAFAEAERLLAAEGVMTYADLLYRPLLALEADIALRGRVEGFLDHVIIDEYQDINAAQQRLLSVLVGSRAEVMAVGDANQCIYEWRGAKPDTMLENFTATFGEATDYPLSTTFRHGHALALAANHAIAANQRRPNQLCLAAANNPETRVSVGQGSRLLLDALMDWQAQGRAFNEASLLVRSWALSVPFQLALLQAGIPFRLQREDRFVFRLPLVQALAGYLKLSRRPDLLRDPQQLLLLLSQPTPFVARERLQRLAHQLATTQQWPERHDPMLTALKPIQRRTLKKRWLLLCELPQLSAWPPAKLLRHVVESIDAEKTLKRAAARRDKGEEDVRLLDVLIEQAQSVQDPDAFIELLERPVENQAGGVLISTVHGAKGLEWPLVAVAGVNEEDFPHYSRDNPLSDDRLEEERRLFYVAITRAQEQLLVLHDGGVHRPSRFIAESAWQDSMRVASCLASTNAPAATLQVTSVGLVERYLARLGRDDIVLAPAQVEEVKVGYSAEANFYPGQRLHHAVFGIGEVAAVEGSASDPVIDVRFDQAGRRRLIARRAPIEVLESQQSATLS
- the nrdH gene encoding glutaredoxin-like protein NrdH; its protein translation is MEIQIYSKPACVQCTATYRALDKQGLDYTVIDITAESGAQEEVEALGYRQLPVVVVGEDHWSGFRPDRIQALA
- a CDS encoding electron transfer flavoprotein-ubiquinone oxidoreductase codes for the protein METEERDVMDFDVVIVGAGPSGLSAACRLMQQANEAEQELTVCVVEKGSEVGAHILSGAVFEPRALTELFPDWKERGAPLNTPAIRDDVFLLKDAEKAQKVPNALVPKSMHNTGGELTRYVISAGNLCRWLAEQAEGLGVEIFPGFAAQEVIIEDDAVRGILIGDMGVAADGTPKDGHMPGMELRAKYTLFAEGSRGHLGKRLIKDFSLDEGCDPQHYGIGLKELWDVPADKHEPGLVLHGSGWPLDKNAHGGWFLYHAENQQVVVGLIMDLGYQNPWLSPFDEFQRMKHHPVLSQYLEGGKRVAYGARAITKGGFNSLPKMTFPGGLLIGCDAGTLNFSKIKGLHTAMKSGLVAAESVFEAIKGGDEGAQELTSFTQKWEASWAYQELKESASFGPAIHKYGTVGGGAYNFAHQLLGNKLPNVHDTTTDYGALKPAAEFEKINYPKPDGKLSFDKPTSVFLSNTNHEEDQPCHLRLDDPELPIRDNLPKYAEPAQRYCPAGVYEVVEDSAGQPRFQINFQNCVHCKTCDIKDPAQNITWVAPEGGGGPNYPNM
- a CDS encoding electron transfer flavoprotein subunit alpha/FixB family protein, translated to MSILVLADLHEGQLAGATAHVVAAAQAIGGDIDILVAGEGVQAAAEAAAKLDGVSKVRVADNAVYAHQLAEPMGALLVELADGYTHVLASASTTGKNVLPRLAALKDVSQLSDVIAVDSADTFKRPIYAGNAIATVKSDDALKVITVRSTGFDAVGTSGSATVEAVDVVVDNSQSSFVKEELAQSDRPELGGAKVVISGGRGMGNGENFKLLDGIADKLGAAIGASRAAVDAGFVPNDMQVGQTGKIVAPDLYIAVGISGAIQHLAGMKDSKVIVAINKDDEAPIFQVADYGLVGDLFEILPELESKL
- the nrdE gene encoding class 1b ribonucleoside-diphosphate reductase subunit alpha, producing METRTLDYHALNAMLNLYGANGELQLDKDREAARQYFLQHVNQNTVFFHSLEEKLDYLVEEQYYEAEMLAQYSFAFIKALFEQAYAYKFRFPSFLGAFKYYTSYTLKTFDGKRYLERYEDRVCMVALTLARGDETLAKSLVDEIISGRFQPATPTFLNCGKQQRGELVSCFLLRIEDNMESIGRSINSALQLSKRGGGVAFLLSNIRESGAPIKRIENQSSGIIPIMKLLEDAFSYANQLGARQGAGAVYLNAHHPDILRFLDTKRENADEKIRIKTLSLGVTIPDITFELAKRNDDMYLFSPYDVERVYGVPFGDISVTEKYQEMVADARIRKHKINARAFFQTLAELQFESGYPYIMFEDTVNRANPIAGRINMSNLCSEILQVNTPTEYDDDLGYRQIGQDISCNLGSMNIAKVMDAGDIGTSVEIAIRGLTAVSEMSNLRSVPSIAEGNAKSRAIGLGQMNLHGYLAREHIYYGSDEGLDFTNLYFYCVAFHAIRASNRLAIEHKESFAGFADSTYASGTFFDKYTDQAWLPRTDKVRGLFERSGIALPTQDDWQELKASVMAHGLYNRNLQAVPPTGSISYINNSTSSIHPVAARIEIRKEGKLGRVYYPAPFLDEANFDYFQDAYEIGPEKIIDTYAEASQHVDQGLSLTLFFPDTASTRDINKAQIYAWRKGIKTLYYIRLRQSALEGTEVEGCVSCTL
- a CDS encoding superoxide dismutase yields the protein MAHTLPELPYAYDALEPNIDAMTMEIHHSRHHQTYINNLNATLEGTGLEDVPVEELIANLDRVPEAKRQAVINNGGGHANHSMFWQMMSPNGGGNPQGDVAKAIDAELGGLEAFKEEFKKAAVGRFGSGWAWLSITPEKKLVVENTLNQDSPLMHGNTPLLGLDVWEHAYYLKYQNKRPDYIAAFFNVVNWEDVERRYQAAIS
- the nrdI gene encoding class Ib ribonucleoside-diphosphate reductase assembly flavoprotein NrdI translates to MLASCSPSPIAGSLVYFSTKSGNTHRFVEKLGFAAKRLPLNRDEPVPRVTQPYILITPTYGGGSEQGAVPKQVIHFLNDTHNRGLLRGVIAAGNTNFGEAYGLAGRIIAKKCQVPLLYRFELFGTDDDVANVRQGVEEFWKRQT
- a CDS encoding electron transfer flavoprotein subunit beta/FixA family protein — encoded protein: MKVLVAVKRVIDYNVKIRVKADHSDVDLTNVKMAMNPFCEIAVEEAVRLKEKGVATEVVAVTVGPKAAQEQLRTALALGADRAIHIETDERAESLAVAKLLAKVVEEEQPGLVVLGKQAIDTDNNQTGQMLAALTGLPQGTFASEVAVDGDKVNVTREIDGGLQTIALTLPAIVTTDLRLNEPRYAKLPDIMKAKKKPLDVKTPADYGVEVASKVSLLKVESPAERKGGVKVASVDELIDKLKNEAKVL